The nucleotide window TTCCGCTAGAGGGAGCCGTCTTCCTTCACCTCGTCCCAGAGCGCGTTCATGGCGTCCAGGTCCAGGTCGGGCAGCGACATGCCGCGTGATTCGGCCAGCTCTTCCATCATGCCGAAGCGTTTCAGGAATTTCTGGTTGGCAAAGGCCAGGGCCGAGTTGGCCTTGATGCCCTTGCGCCGACCGAGTTCGACCAGGGTGAACAGGTAGTCGCCGAACTCCTCCTCGGAGGCCTCGGCGTCGCCTGCTGCCTGCGCATCCTTCCATTCCTTCCATTCCCCTTCGAGCTGCGCCTCCACGGCCTCGTCCGAATCCCAGGTGAACTTGTTGCGGGCGGCCTTGGAGTTGATGCGGTATGCCTTGAGCAGGGGGGGCAGCCCGCCGGGCAGGGAATCGAATACGCCTTTCCTGCCGGTCTTCTTGTTTTCTTCGCGTTTGATGGCTTCCCAGGTGTCGAGGATGGCGTTGACGTCCTTGGTCTGCGCGTCCTCGAATACGTGCGGGTGACGGCTGATCATCTTGGCCGCGCTGTATCGGATGGACTCGGCCAGGGTGTGCGCGCCGTCCCGCTCGTAGAGGGT belongs to Pseudodesulfovibrio portus and includes:
- the mazG gene encoding nucleoside triphosphate pyrophosphohydrolase, producing the protein MSDHHDAAAAMQELLGVIDALLAPNGCPWDKEQTPRSMCDYLAEETFELIEGIRQGDAREAMEELGDVMFIILFIATLYERDGAHTLAESIRYSAAKMISRHPHVFEDAQTKDVNAILDTWEAIKREENKKTGRKGVFDSLPGGLPPLLKAYRINSKAARNKFTWDSDEAVEAQLEGEWKEWKDAQAAGDAEASEEEFGDYLFTLVELGRRKGIKANSALAFANQKFLKRFGMMEELAESRGMSLPDLDLDAMNALWDEVKEDGSL